The following are encoded in a window of Microbacterium sp. LWO13-1.2 genomic DNA:
- a CDS encoding GNAT family N-acetyltransferase, which produces MSDLHIRGARAEEHSEISALALRSKGHWGYSAEFLEACRAELTFDATVCGSGLMWVVEQGDTVLGFCLLGGEPNDGELSALFIDPSAIGTGCGRMLLEHALHAARAAGFTRLELDADPGAESFYLRFGARRIGTTPSGSIPGRELPRLAFVVTE; this is translated from the coding sequence GTGAGTGATTTGCACATACGGGGGGCAAGGGCCGAGGAGCATAGCGAGATCTCCGCGTTGGCGTTGCGTTCGAAGGGCCACTGGGGATACTCGGCCGAGTTTCTTGAAGCGTGCCGAGCTGAGCTGACGTTCGATGCGACCGTCTGCGGATCTGGACTGATGTGGGTCGTGGAGCAGGGCGACACGGTTCTTGGCTTCTGCCTCTTGGGAGGTGAGCCGAATGACGGCGAACTGTCGGCGTTGTTCATTGATCCGTCTGCGATAGGCACCGGCTGCGGCCGAATGCTGCTTGAGCATGCCCTGCACGCCGCGCGGGCCGCAGGGTTCACGCGCCTGGAACTCGACGCTGATCCCGGTGCGGAGTCGTTCTATCTACGATTCGGTGCTCGACGGATCGGTACCACGCCTAGCGGTTCCATTCCCGGCCGCGAGCTTCCGCGTCTCGCATTCGTCGTCACTGAGTAG
- a CDS encoding LacI family DNA-binding transcriptional regulator: MATMRDVARLAGVSVATVSFVVNDSKPVAPGTRLRVEAAMAELDFRRNAVARALASRRTRIIALLFPVLQHRLSDTAARFFTGAAEAASELGYTVVLWPVANDSDSLRELTSDGLVDGVILMEVQLDDHRIDQLLAAKTPLTLIGRNRDPSGLDYVDVDFEGMVEQSIDRLQSLGHRDFVLLEESESPGLEGYGPAVRVDETFHAVCAARGLRGRTLRCTATPAAGRAFASTLIAEAPEATAMLVLNEHAAVGLVSGLGRLGVSVPRDLSVVLIGSTIEISAMADPELAVVVSPAAELGRLGVETLVGRLDGTLGALRHELLMGEFHEGESLAPAPAARGDLGRTAI; the protein is encoded by the coding sequence ATGGCAACGATGCGTGACGTCGCGCGGCTCGCCGGTGTCTCCGTCGCCACTGTCTCATTCGTCGTGAATGACTCCAAGCCGGTTGCTCCGGGCACCAGGCTTCGCGTCGAGGCGGCGATGGCCGAACTCGATTTCCGTCGCAACGCCGTGGCGCGGGCGCTCGCCAGCCGCCGCACGCGCATCATCGCGCTGCTGTTCCCCGTCCTGCAGCACCGTCTCTCGGACACCGCCGCCCGATTCTTCACCGGAGCCGCCGAGGCTGCGTCCGAGCTCGGGTACACGGTCGTCCTCTGGCCGGTGGCGAACGACTCCGACTCCCTGCGCGAGCTCACATCGGACGGGCTCGTCGACGGCGTCATCCTCATGGAGGTGCAGCTCGACGACCACCGGATCGATCAGCTGCTCGCCGCGAAGACCCCGTTGACCCTCATCGGCCGCAACCGCGATCCGTCCGGCCTCGACTACGTGGACGTCGACTTCGAGGGCATGGTCGAGCAGTCGATCGACCGCCTGCAATCGCTCGGGCACCGGGACTTCGTCCTGCTCGAGGAGTCCGAGAGTCCGGGTCTCGAAGGGTATGGCCCGGCCGTCCGCGTGGACGAGACGTTCCATGCCGTCTGCGCGGCGCGCGGTTTGCGCGGGCGGACGCTCCGGTGCACGGCGACTCCGGCCGCCGGGCGCGCATTCGCATCGACACTGATCGCTGAGGCGCCCGAGGCGACGGCGATGCTCGTCCTCAACGAACACGCCGCAGTCGGTCTGGTGAGCGGGCTCGGCAGGCTGGGCGTATCCGTCCCTCGCGACCTGTCGGTCGTCCTCATAGGGTCGACGATCGAGATCTCCGCCATGGCGGATCCCGAACTGGCTGTCGTGGTCTCGCCGGCCGCAGAACTCGGTCGGCTGGGTGTCGAGACGCTCGTCGGTCGGCTCGACGGCACGCTGGGCGCCCTCCGCCACGAACTCCTGATGGGGGAGTTCCACGAGGGCGAGTCCCTTGCGCCTGCCCCGGCCGCTCGTGGTGACCTCGGGAGGACAGCTATTTGA
- a CDS encoding immunoglobulin-like domain-containing protein produces MNGTFSQRVRRAAALTAAAATVIAIGVTTSPSATFAADGPTPLIHYTFDAAESGIVADSSGNGNDGIIRQSGAAVADGRLSLPGGTRGTAGYLEIPTAQLTGKQQLTVSTWLAGRSGPGNTAAAFIGAPVASGASYSSGYWLLNPANPSGYVKSVVTGTVNAGAPWGTEVGPGSTNAATSGIRTPATMSLYTTVIDGASKQLTVYVNGTQIAQQALNRDVSSFGSQLVSYLGRSTYNDPGWAGDVDDFAVYGEALSAADVQQVFADQALERAVAAVTVPATADADFTLPTAASGATISWASDNAAVTIIGGDAAVVRPAAGSADATATLTATFTAAGESTTRTYTVTIPAELTDAAKAEADIAAVDLGATDDIRTSIAVPTTGAHGSTLTWSVTSGSAHAEIRDGVKAGSATVSITRPAADAAAVDVVLTATATSGSATAEREFTLTVRPMPAASADPEAYVWAFFTGEGAGAERVSLAASQGNDALRWNTLNDGEPIFTSTQGTQGLRDPFIIRSHEGDKFYMLATDLKVAGLPGGFTTAQISGSRSIEVWESTDLVNWSAQRHVEVSSPFAGNTWAPEAYWDDELGRYVVFWASNLYPTADPADRTGVTYNRMMYVTTDDFVTFSEPQVWTDVVNNNWGTIDSTVAKKDGTYYRFSKDESSMTLRLEKSTDLLAPISGTYPGTTGPADEWTLIKDEVATGLPNGEPGGTYTHGEGPSVFPSNPGDVNGFDWYLFIDQPSYHGGPNHYIPFGSTDITDGDSWQPLGETLRANLPQNSDGGKPRHGTVLPVTRSEYEKVLEAYAPAIAVAQVDPIAVSTRAGTAPVLPDARLTTADGTVKTASVAWEGMDPEDYATTGTFTVRGVAQDESRMPVTATVTVTPGISVVASTRCVAGKAVVVATVANAASQSASVVVASPYGTRTLTVAAGSSASASFSSRLATAPAGEISGTVDGAVSTASYGGRSC; encoded by the coding sequence ATGAACGGCACCTTCAGCCAGCGCGTGCGCAGAGCGGCGGCCCTCACCGCCGCCGCCGCGACGGTCATCGCCATCGGCGTGACCACGTCACCATCTGCGACCTTCGCCGCCGACGGCCCCACCCCGCTCATCCACTACACCTTCGACGCCGCCGAGAGCGGCATCGTGGCCGATTCATCGGGCAACGGCAACGACGGCATCATCCGGCAGAGCGGAGCCGCCGTCGCAGACGGTCGGCTGTCGCTGCCGGGCGGAACGCGCGGCACCGCCGGGTATCTGGAGATCCCGACGGCGCAGCTCACCGGAAAGCAGCAGCTGACGGTGTCGACATGGCTCGCCGGTCGCTCCGGCCCCGGGAACACGGCAGCGGCCTTCATCGGCGCCCCGGTCGCCTCTGGCGCTTCGTACTCCAGCGGGTACTGGTTGCTCAACCCCGCGAACCCGAGCGGGTACGTGAAGTCGGTCGTCACCGGCACCGTGAACGCCGGTGCGCCCTGGGGCACCGAAGTCGGTCCCGGCTCCACGAACGCCGCCACCTCCGGCATCCGCACGCCAGCCACGATGTCGCTGTACACGACTGTGATCGACGGGGCGAGCAAGCAGCTCACCGTCTACGTGAACGGCACCCAGATCGCACAGCAGGCGCTGAACCGCGACGTGTCGTCGTTCGGATCGCAGCTGGTGTCGTACCTCGGCCGATCGACCTACAACGACCCTGGCTGGGCCGGCGACGTCGACGACTTCGCGGTGTACGGCGAAGCGCTCAGCGCCGCCGACGTGCAGCAGGTGTTCGCCGATCAGGCGCTCGAGCGCGCGGTCGCCGCGGTGACGGTGCCGGCCACCGCCGATGCCGATTTCACCCTGCCGACGGCTGCCAGCGGGGCCACGATCTCGTGGGCATCCGACAATGCCGCCGTCACGATCATCGGCGGCGATGCCGCGGTCGTCCGGCCCGCAGCGGGGTCGGCAGACGCAACCGCCACTCTCACCGCGACCTTCACGGCCGCTGGGGAGAGCACGACCCGCACCTATACGGTCACGATCCCCGCTGAGCTCACGGATGCCGCAAAGGCGGAGGCCGACATCGCCGCCGTCGACCTCGGCGCGACTGATGACATCCGCACCAGCATCGCCGTCCCCACGACGGGGGCGCACGGCTCGACGCTGACCTGGTCAGTCACGTCGGGTTCCGCGCACGCGGAGATCCGCGACGGGGTCAAGGCGGGTTCGGCGACCGTGTCGATCACCCGTCCGGCAGCGGATGCCGCGGCCGTCGACGTGGTCCTCACGGCCACGGCGACCAGCGGCTCGGCGACAGCCGAGCGCGAATTCACGCTGACGGTGCGCCCGATGCCCGCAGCATCCGCCGACCCGGAGGCCTATGTCTGGGCCTTCTTCACCGGTGAGGGGGCCGGCGCCGAACGCGTCAGTCTCGCCGCGTCTCAGGGGAACGACGCACTCCGCTGGAACACCCTGAACGACGGCGAGCCGATCTTCACCTCCACCCAGGGCACGCAGGGACTGCGCGACCCGTTCATCATCCGCTCGCACGAGGGCGACAAGTTCTACATGCTCGCCACCGACCTGAAGGTAGCCGGACTCCCCGGGGGCTTCACGACGGCGCAGATCTCCGGCTCCCGCTCGATCGAGGTGTGGGAATCGACCGACCTGGTGAACTGGTCGGCGCAACGGCACGTCGAGGTCTCATCGCCGTTCGCCGGGAACACCTGGGCGCCCGAGGCGTACTGGGATGACGAACTCGGCCGCTACGTCGTGTTCTGGGCATCGAACCTGTACCCCACCGCCGATCCCGCCGACCGCACCGGCGTCACCTACAACCGCATGATGTACGTCACGACCGACGACTTCGTGACCTTCTCGGAACCGCAGGTCTGGACGGACGTCGTCAACAACAACTGGGGAACCATCGACTCGACCGTCGCGAAGAAGGACGGCACGTACTACCGCTTCAGCAAGGACGAGTCGTCGATGACGCTGCGCCTGGAGAAGTCGACCGACCTGCTCGCACCGATCTCGGGAACGTACCCCGGTACGACCGGGCCGGCCGACGAGTGGACGCTGATCAAGGACGAGGTGGCCACCGGCCTGCCGAACGGCGAACCGGGCGGCACTTACACCCACGGGGAGGGACCGAGCGTGTTCCCGTCGAACCCCGGTGATGTGAACGGCTTCGACTGGTACCTGTTCATCGACCAGCCGTCCTACCACGGCGGACCGAACCACTACATCCCGTTCGGCTCGACCGACATCACGGACGGCGACTCCTGGCAGCCGTTGGGCGAGACGCTGCGCGCGAACCTGCCGCAGAACAGCGATGGGGGCAAGCCGCGTCACGGCACGGTGCTGCCGGTGACCCGCTCCGAGTACGAGAAGGTGCTCGAGGCGTACGCGCCGGCGATCGCCGTCGCGCAGGTCGACCCGATCGCGGTGTCGACGCGGGCAGGCACTGCACCGGTGCTGCCGGATGCGCGGCTGACCACGGCCGACGGCACGGTGAAGACCGCATCCGTCGCCTGGGAGGGCATGGATCCGGAGGACTATGCGACCACCGGCACGTTCACCGTTCGAGGCGTCGCTCAGGACGAATCGCGGATGCCGGTGACGGCGACCGTCACCGTGACCCCGGGAATCAGTGTCGTCGCCTCGACGCGCTGCGTGGCCGGAAAAGCGGTCGTCGTCGCGACGGTCGCGAATGCGGCGTCGCAGTCGGCGTCCGTCGTGGTGGCATCACCGTACGGGACGCGCACGCTCACCGTCGCCGCGGGATCGAGCGCCTCGGCATCCTTCTCATCCCGTCTCGCCACGGCACCAGCCGGCGAGATCTCCGGCACCGTCGACGGCGCCGTCTCGACCGCAAGCTACGGAGGTCGCTCATGCTGA
- a CDS encoding family 43 glycosylhydrolase, producing the protein MLKPIRTALHIALTAAIALGALGAAGVAQAPAAQAVGEDTFTNPLAPDTADPTIEFHDGNYYMVSTTWDNRVVMRKAPTLAALGTTKPVTVYSDTNAGRNGNMWAPELARIAGPNGTRWYLMYTMGVAGNYGTQHLQVIESAADDPMGPYTYKGRPIPTDDWNIDGSYMELNGELFVLWSAFAPDGLQSNYIARMSDPWTATGPLNILSQPVEAWETIGQPVNEGPIALQKDGRTWVTYSASFCGTEDYQLGTLEYLGGDPVLSSSWQKSDGPVFSKANGAYGTGHNDFFTSPDGTETWNLYHANARPDGGCSRERSARAQEVTWDAAGEPDFGIPQATTTAVMVPSGENAPITAQVEGARWNLVSRSTGQCATVGSDADGAALAPGDCSSSRSRFVLDSTGDGYLRLVGAASGMTLGPLDCASAEGTAVQQTPFRTSGCQQWTVTPTTGGWSMLTNRTSGKALAAGDGAIVQSAADASAAQDWALRPAGAVAVTSIVSGKALEVPNCSSADGAILQQREYTGTACQSVTFTTAANGESEMHLGSAPEKCLAVSGGSTADSVAVTQGACGIAGSTWRVLVSGDGVIEFRNGTSGKALDLSFCAVSDGTRVHQYSVLNNDCQRFRLSSVAPDPVAPVVTVEATAATRCVAGKAVVVATVRNADAVVLDITATSTYGTKSFALATGESRSASFNTRVASLPAGSVQVTATGPTGSATVSAAYAAKGC; encoded by the coding sequence ATGCTGAAACCCATCCGCACCGCGCTGCACATCGCGCTGACCGCGGCGATCGCGCTGGGCGCTCTCGGCGCGGCCGGGGTCGCACAGGCGCCCGCCGCGCAGGCCGTCGGCGAGGACACGTTCACCAATCCGCTCGCTCCAGACACGGCCGATCCGACGATCGAGTTCCACGACGGCAACTACTACATGGTGTCGACGACGTGGGACAACAGGGTGGTGATGCGCAAGGCGCCGACGCTCGCCGCGCTCGGCACCACCAAGCCAGTCACGGTCTACTCCGACACCAACGCCGGGCGCAACGGGAACATGTGGGCTCCGGAACTCGCGCGGATCGCGGGGCCGAACGGCACGCGCTGGTATCTGATGTACACGATGGGCGTCGCGGGCAACTACGGCACTCAGCACCTGCAGGTCATCGAGAGTGCAGCCGATGACCCGATGGGTCCGTACACCTACAAGGGCCGGCCGATCCCGACCGACGACTGGAACATCGACGGCTCCTACATGGAGCTGAACGGCGAGCTCTTCGTGCTCTGGTCGGCGTTCGCGCCGGACGGGCTGCAGAGCAACTACATCGCCCGAATGTCGGACCCCTGGACCGCGACCGGACCTCTGAACATCCTGTCCCAGCCGGTCGAGGCCTGGGAGACGATCGGCCAGCCCGTGAACGAGGGACCGATCGCGTTGCAGAAGGACGGGCGAACCTGGGTCACCTACTCGGCGAGCTTCTGCGGCACCGAGGACTACCAGCTCGGCACGCTCGAGTACCTCGGGGGCGACCCGGTGCTGTCGTCATCGTGGCAGAAGAGCGACGGGCCGGTGTTCTCGAAGGCCAACGGCGCCTACGGCACCGGTCACAACGACTTCTTCACCTCGCCGGACGGCACCGAGACGTGGAATCTGTACCACGCCAACGCCCGACCGGATGGTGGATGCAGCCGCGAACGCTCGGCGCGAGCGCAGGAGGTGACCTGGGATGCAGCCGGCGAGCCCGACTTCGGCATCCCTCAGGCCACCACCACCGCGGTGATGGTGCCGAGCGGCGAGAACGCGCCGATCACGGCGCAGGTCGAAGGGGCGCGCTGGAACCTCGTCAGCCGCAGCACCGGTCAGTGCGCCACGGTGGGATCGGATGCCGACGGAGCGGCGCTCGCGCCCGGAGACTGCTCCTCGTCGCGGTCGCGCTTCGTGCTCGACTCGACCGGTGACGGATATCTGCGCCTCGTCGGCGCGGCGAGCGGTATGACTCTCGGTCCTCTCGACTGCGCCTCCGCCGAGGGCACGGCGGTGCAGCAGACACCGTTCCGCACCTCGGGGTGCCAGCAGTGGACGGTGACCCCGACGACGGGCGGCTGGTCGATGCTGACGAACCGCACGAGTGGCAAGGCTCTCGCGGCGGGCGACGGGGCGATCGTGCAGTCGGCGGCGGATGCCTCGGCCGCCCAGGACTGGGCGCTGCGCCCGGCCGGCGCTGTCGCGGTCACCTCGATCGTCTCGGGCAAGGCGCTCGAAGTGCCGAACTGCTCGAGTGCAGACGGTGCGATCCTGCAACAGCGCGAGTACACCGGTACTGCCTGCCAGAGCGTCACGTTCACGACCGCGGCGAACGGCGAATCCGAGATGCACCTCGGCTCGGCACCGGAGAAGTGCCTCGCGGTGAGCGGCGGGTCGACTGCCGACTCCGTCGCCGTCACGCAGGGCGCCTGCGGCATCGCTGGCAGCACGTGGCGAGTGCTGGTCTCGGGCGACGGTGTCATCGAGTTCCGCAACGGCACGAGCGGCAAGGCACTGGATCTCTCGTTCTGCGCCGTCTCCGACGGCACGCGCGTGCATCAGTACAGCGTGCTGAATAACGACTGCCAGCGGTTCCGGCTGTCGTCGGTCGCGCCGGATCCGGTGGCACCGGTCGTCACAGTGGAGGCCACTGCCGCGACGCGCTGCGTGGCAGGCAAGGCGGTCGTCGTCGCGACGGTGCGCAATGCGGATGCCGTCGTGCTCGACATCACCGCGACGAGCACCTACGGCACGAAGTCGTTCGCTCTCGCGACCGGCGAATCGCGCAGTGCGTCCTTCAACACCAGGGTGGCCTCGCTGCCGGCAGGGTCGGTGCAGGTCACCGCGACGGGGCCGACAGGGAGCGCGACCGTGTCTGCTGCCTACGCGGCGAAGGGCTGCTGA
- a CDS encoding ABC transporter substrate-binding protein produces MRSTSTSNPRRPLRRPRVMGSLAILAIAPLALTACGGGGAASGGDPDTLTILDYYNNEPDKTLVGDALDRCADEIGVTIKRETVPGKDLIQKVLQQSSSKTLPDVLMLDNPDVQEIAATGGLSPLSDYDVDTSGFAQGILDAASYEGEVYGLAPTVNTIGLFYNEDLLAAKGITPPTTWAELKTAAAALTEGDTYGLAFSSIATYEGSWQFLPFMWTNGGDETDLTSPAVAEALQLQVDLVESGSASKSVINWSQADVNDQFMAGKAAMMINGPWQIPALSADADLNYGSVQVPVNQAGQTPVAPLGGEVWTVPVTGDDAKQAKAAEFVECISNDENQLALAEARFTVPTKTALAEQYVAKVPEMAAFTEQVANARSRTGELGEDWPEAATEIYTAIQLALTGQATPSEAFEQAAAG; encoded by the coding sequence ATGAGATCCACCAGCACATCGAACCCCCGCCGGCCGCTCCGCAGGCCGCGCGTCATGGGTTCGCTCGCGATCCTCGCGATCGCCCCGCTCGCCCTGACCGCCTGTGGCGGCGGCGGCGCGGCATCCGGCGGCGACCCGGACACCCTCACCATCCTCGATTACTACAACAACGAGCCCGACAAGACTCTGGTCGGCGACGCGCTCGACCGCTGCGCCGACGAGATCGGCGTCACGATCAAACGCGAGACCGTCCCCGGCAAGGACCTCATCCAGAAGGTCCTACAGCAGTCATCGTCCAAGACGCTGCCGGACGTCCTCATGCTCGACAATCCCGATGTCCAGGAGATCGCCGCGACCGGCGGCCTGTCTCCGCTCAGCGACTACGACGTCGACACATCGGGGTTCGCGCAAGGCATCCTCGACGCCGCCAGCTACGAGGGCGAGGTCTACGGACTCGCCCCGACCGTGAACACCATCGGCCTGTTCTACAACGAGGATCTTCTCGCCGCCAAGGGCATCACCCCGCCGACCACCTGGGCCGAGCTCAAGACCGCAGCGGCCGCGCTCACCGAGGGCGACACGTACGGTCTGGCGTTCAGCTCGATCGCCACCTATGAGGGCAGCTGGCAGTTCCTTCCGTTCATGTGGACCAACGGCGGCGATGAGACGGATCTCACGTCACCCGCGGTCGCCGAGGCCCTCCAGTTGCAGGTCGACCTCGTCGAGTCCGGCTCCGCCTCGAAGAGCGTCATCAACTGGTCCCAGGCCGACGTCAACGACCAGTTCATGGCCGGCAAGGCCGCGATGATGATCAACGGACCGTGGCAGATCCCGGCGCTCAGCGCAGACGCCGACCTGAACTACGGCAGCGTCCAGGTGCCGGTCAACCAGGCCGGCCAGACACCGGTCGCACCCCTCGGCGGCGAGGTGTGGACCGTCCCGGTGACAGGCGATGACGCCAAGCAGGCAAAGGCGGCCGAGTTCGTCGAGTGCATCTCGAACGACGAGAACCAGCTCGCACTCGCCGAGGCCCGCTTCACCGTCCCGACGAAGACCGCCCTGGCGGAGCAGTACGTGGCGAAGGTGCCGGAGATGGCAGCCTTCACCGAGCAGGTCGCGAACGCCCGTTCACGCACCGGCGAGCTCGGCGAGGACTGGCCGGAAGCCGCCACCGAGATCTACACCGCCATCCAGCTCGCCCTCACCGGGCAGGCGACGCCCTCCGAGGCGTTCGAGCAGGCAGCGGCGGGCTGA
- a CDS encoding DUF222 domain-containing protein, translating to MTALMDATVEQVATLAALTDSVVEIERTISSLQAARDGMLALGSRVALDVAQQAGHPDYGDMALRTVAAEMGAALRVSDRTVQRRMTEASFLVEQFPSVWQAQGAGRISAGHARVIVDAAEHLEDPAARDAYSEQMIEFAETESPNRVGRMARRVAERLQVRPIQDRHQDALDERGVWARDDAAGIAEFGLRGPAALVHGAFDRVTSMAKAVQGQADAGDERTLDQIRCDLALDLLLTGTPAGHDTPEALLAGITAHVSVTVPITTLIGVGTTPAELNGRTPIDPATARRLAGAASGWDRILTHPITGGLLAVDRYRPSAHLKRLLRARDQRCRFPTCGLPAADCDIDHNQDAALGGATSEENLGDLCRRHHVLKHNSPWHVEQLEGGVFAWTSPTGKVYLDRPPPPNTVIFTEDDTPPPF from the coding sequence ATGACGGCGTTGATGGATGCGACAGTGGAGCAGGTGGCGACGCTGGCTGCGCTCACCGACTCGGTCGTGGAGATCGAGCGCACGATCAGTAGTCTGCAGGCCGCCAGGGACGGGATGCTCGCCCTCGGCTCCCGGGTCGCTCTTGACGTCGCCCAGCAGGCCGGGCACCCCGATTACGGCGACATGGCGTTGCGGACGGTCGCGGCGGAGATGGGTGCCGCGCTGCGGGTCAGCGACCGGACGGTGCAACGACGGATGACGGAAGCATCGTTCCTGGTGGAGCAGTTCCCGTCGGTGTGGCAGGCGCAGGGCGCCGGGCGGATCAGCGCTGGGCATGCCCGTGTCATTGTTGACGCCGCCGAACATCTTGAGGATCCGGCCGCGCGGGACGCGTACTCGGAGCAGATGATCGAATTCGCCGAGACGGAGTCCCCGAATCGGGTGGGGCGGATGGCCCGACGGGTCGCAGAACGGTTGCAGGTGCGTCCGATCCAGGACCGGCACCAGGATGCCCTCGACGAGCGGGGCGTGTGGGCGAGAGACGATGCCGCTGGGATCGCGGAGTTCGGTCTGCGCGGGCCCGCCGCGCTCGTGCACGGAGCGTTCGACCGGGTCACGTCAATGGCGAAGGCGGTGCAGGGGCAGGCGGACGCCGGTGACGAGCGCACGCTCGATCAGATCCGCTGCGACCTCGCCCTCGACCTCCTCCTCACCGGGACCCCCGCCGGACACGACACCCCTGAGGCTCTCCTGGCCGGAATCACCGCGCACGTATCGGTCACCGTACCGATCACGACGCTGATCGGCGTCGGCACGACTCCGGCGGAGTTGAACGGTCGCACCCCGATCGACCCCGCCACCGCCCGGCGGCTTGCCGGGGCTGCATCCGGGTGGGACCGGATCCTCACGCACCCGATCACCGGCGGGTTGCTCGCCGTGGACCGATACCGGCCTTCTGCACACCTCAAGCGACTGCTGCGGGCACGGGATCAACGCTGCCGCTTCCCCACCTGCGGACTCCCCGCCGCGGATTGCGACATCGATCACAATCAGGATGCAGCCTTGGGCGGGGCGACCAGCGAGGAGAACCTCGGAGATCTCTGCCGCCGACATCACGTCCTCAAACACAACTCCCCATGGCACGTCGAACAACTCGAAGGCGGTGTCTTCGCGTGGACCAGCCCCACCGGGAAGGTCTACCTCGATCGGCCACCACCCCCGAATACCGTCATCTTCACTGAAGATGACACCCCACCGCCCTTCTGA
- a CDS encoding Gfo/Idh/MocA family oxidoreductase: MTPTGPDTDPRPGHALRVAIIGYSFMGTIHAQAWTTAPRFFDLADGVELVAVSGRDAGAARAFADKFGIADVETDWRALLTRGDIDVIDICTPGHLHAEIAIAALDAGIHVLCEKPLANSVEEAERMAAAAERAAVKGVQAMVGFSYRRTPALAYAKRLIEDGRLGTIRHIRAQYLQDWIVDPEFPLVWRLDAEQAGSGALGDIGAHIIDLARFVTGHELTGVSALSSTFVTERPLPTASSGLSASADSGSGDDRAMGRVTVDDAVVFIGRTDGGALASFEATRFASGRKNAMRLEVDGSLGSISFDFERMNELQFHDHTLPAEEAGFRRILVTEPGHPYAAAWWPAGHGLGYEHTFVHEVADFARDLAAGRAPAPGFADGLIVQRILTAVAASAAADAAWTEIPH, translated from the coding sequence ATGACACCCACCGGGCCCGACACCGACCCTCGTCCCGGTCACGCACTCCGCGTCGCGATCATCGGTTACAGCTTCATGGGCACCATCCACGCGCAGGCTTGGACCACCGCTCCCCGCTTCTTCGATCTCGCTGACGGCGTCGAGCTCGTCGCCGTCAGCGGCCGCGACGCCGGCGCTGCTCGCGCCTTCGCCGACAAGTTCGGCATCGCCGACGTGGAGACCGACTGGCGCGCGCTGCTGACCCGCGGCGACATCGATGTGATCGACATCTGCACCCCCGGGCATCTGCACGCGGAGATCGCGATCGCCGCCCTCGACGCCGGCATCCACGTGCTCTGCGAGAAGCCGCTGGCCAACTCCGTCGAGGAGGCCGAACGGATGGCGGCCGCAGCCGAGCGCGCCGCAGTGAAAGGCGTGCAGGCGATGGTCGGCTTCAGCTACCGCCGCACTCCCGCGCTCGCCTACGCCAAGCGCTTGATCGAGGATGGGCGGCTCGGCACCATCCGCCACATCCGTGCGCAGTACCTGCAGGACTGGATCGTCGACCCCGAGTTCCCCCTCGTGTGGCGACTCGATGCCGAGCAGGCGGGCTCCGGGGCGCTGGGCGACATCGGCGCGCACATCATCGATCTCGCCCGATTCGTGACCGGGCACGAGCTCACCGGCGTGAGCGCCCTGTCGTCCACCTTCGTGACGGAGCGCCCGCTTCCGACCGCCTCCAGCGGTCTGAGCGCCTCCGCAGACAGCGGGTCGGGCGACGACCGGGCGATGGGACGTGTCACCGTCGATGACGCGGTCGTCTTCATCGGCCGCACCGACGGCGGCGCACTCGCATCCTTCGAGGCGACCCGCTTCGCCTCGGGACGCAAGAACGCCATGCGCCTTGAGGTCGACGGATCACTCGGTTCGATCTCCTTCGATTTCGAGCGGATGAACGAGCTCCAGTTCCACGACCACACGCTCCCGGCAGAGGAGGCGGGGTTCCGCCGCATCCTCGTGACCGAGCCGGGGCATCCCTACGCAGCAGCGTGGTGGCCCGCCGGCCACGGCCTCGGCTACGAGCACACCTTCGTGCACGAGGTCGCCGACTTCGCCCGCGACCTCGCCGCCGGCCGCGCGCCGGCACCCGGATTCGCCGACGGTCTCATCGTGCAGCGCATCCTCACCGCCGTCGCGGCGAGCGCAGCGGCCGACGCCGCGTGGACCGAGATCCCCCACTGA